Genomic DNA from Deltaproteobacteria bacterium:
GCTCGGACTCGGCGATCATCCGGCTGAGCCTGGACGCGGGGGCCGTCTGCTCGATCAAGAGGAGCGTGAAGCCCAGGAGCGCCGCACCCTTCGCGGAGCCGAAGAGGATGCCCGCGACGCGGTTGAGACCGCCCAGCAGGAGCGCGCGCGCGAGCCGCTCGGCGATTCGGCCGAGGAGGGCCGCGACCACCCAGATCGCGACGAAGACCGCGGCCCAGCCGACTACCGGCGCAAGCGCCGGCCGCACGAGGTGCTGCTCGAGCAGGACTTGCGCCACCGCCTGACCCCTCGCGCCCGCCGCGAGCACGCCGGCGATGGCCCCCGCGAGCCCGAAGGTCTCGCGGCAGAGGCCGCGCGTGTAGCCGCGGAAGGCGAACGGCACCAAGAGGACGAGGAGCAGCGCGTCGAGCTGGTTCATGCGCTGCCCCCGGGCGCCGCCCGGCCAGCAGTGGGCGGGCTAGACGGTGGTGCGGGACGCGCGACGCAGCGCACGCTTGCGCGCGGCCATCGCCTTCTTCTTCCGTCGCACGCTCGGCTTCTCGTAGTGCTCGCGCTTGCGCAGCTCAGCCAGGATGCCGGCTTTCTCGCACTGCTTCTTGAAGCGGCGGATCGCGCTCTCGATGGGCTCGTTCTCCTTGACCCGAACCCCAGCCATGCGGTGGATTCACCCCCTCCCTGGGCGAGCCGAGCGCTCGCGTCTCGGTCCCGTCGCTCGAACCGTGG
This window encodes:
- a CDS encoding 30S ribosomal protein S21, which translates into the protein MAGVRVKENEPIESAIRRFKKQCEKAGILAELRKREHYEKPSVRRKKKAMAARKRALRRASRTTV
- a CDS encoding CvpA family protein encodes the protein MNQLDALLLVLLVPFAFRGYTRGLCRETFGLAGAIAGVLAAGARGQAVAQVLLEQHLVRPALAPVVGWAAVFVAIWVVAALLGRIAERLARALLLGGLNRVAGILFGSAKGAALLGFTLLLIEQTAPASRLSRMIAESELGRPLEHMAGTVAETGRELGIAPGARRT